A single genomic interval of Amblyraja radiata isolate CabotCenter1 chromosome 33, sAmbRad1.1.pri, whole genome shotgun sequence harbors:
- the anapc13 gene encoding anaphase-promoting complex subunit 13, producing MDSEVQRDGRILDLIDDAWREDKLPYEDVEIPLSELPEPEQDNGGTTESINEQDMKWTDLALQNLHENTPSAGS from the exons ATGGACAGTGAGGTACAGCGAGACGGCAGAATTCTGGACTTGATTGATGATGCGTGGCGGGAAGACAAGCTGCCGTATGAGGATGTGGAGATACCTTTG AGTGAACTTCCGGAACCCGAACAAGATAACGGGGGAACAACAGAATCGATTAATGAACAAGACATGAAATGGACTGACCTGGCCTTGCAAAACTTGCATGAAAATACCCCATCTGCTGGAAGCTAG
- the vps26b gene encoding vacuolar protein sorting-associated protein 26B, with product MSFFSFGQSAEIDVVLNDAETRKKVEHKTEDGKKDKYFLFYDGETVSGKVNVSLKNPGKRFEHQGIKVEFIGQIELYYDRGNHHEFVSLVKDLARPGEMTQSQTFDFEFTHVEKPYESYTGQNVKLRYFLRATISRRLNDITKETDVVVHTLSTYPEMNSSIKMEVGIEDCLHIEFEYNKSKYHLKDVIVGKIYFLLVRIKIKHMEIDIIKRETTGTGPNVFHENDTIAKYEIMDGAPVRGESIPIRLFLAGYELTPSMRDINKKFSVRYYLNLVLIDEEERRYFKQQEITLWRKGDIVRKSMSHQAAIASQRYEGSANAESKPLISNQDADN from the exons ATGAGCTTCTTCAGCTTCGGGCAGAGCGCGGAGATCGACGTCGTGCTAAACGATGCCGAGACGCGCAAGAAAGTGGAGCACAAGACGGAGGACGGCAAGAAGGATAAATACTTCTTGTTCTACGACGGCGAGACCGTGTCCGGGAAGGTGAACGTCAGCCTGAAAAACCCGGGCAAAAGGTTCGAGCATCAAGGCATTAAAGTGGAGTTCATCGGGCAGATCG AACTGTACTACGACCGAGGAAATCACCATGAGTTTGTGTCTCTGGTAAAAGATCTGGCCCGACCTGGTGAGATGACACAATCCCAAACATTCGACTTTGAGTTTACACATGTAGAAAAGCCATACGAGTCGTACACTGGTCAGAATGTGAAGTTACG GTACTTTCTGAGAGCAACCATCAGCCGCAGGTTAAACGATATTACCAAGGAAACGGATGTCGTTGTGCACACCCTCAGTACGTACCCTGAGATGAATTCATCGATCAAAATGGAAGTTGGGATTGAAGACTGCCTACACATTGAATTTGAATACAACAAATCAAA GTACCATTTGAAGGATGTAATTGTGGGGAAGATATATTTCTTATTAGTTCGCATCAAAATCAAGCATATGGAAATTGACATCATAAAAAGGGAGACTACAGGAACTGGACCAAATGTGTTTCATGAAAATGACACAATAGCAAAATATGAAATAATGGATGGAGCCCCAGTCAGAG GTGAATCCATTCCTATCAGACTTTTTCTGGCTGGCTATGAATTGACTCCATCCATGAGGGATATCAACAAGAAGTTCTCTGTACGATACTACCTCAATCTCGTTCTTATTGATGAGGAGGAAAGGAGATATTTCAAACAGCAG GAAATCACTTTGTGGCGAAAAGGAGACATAGTTCGAAAGAGTATGTCCCACCAGGCCGCCATTGCATCTCAGCGTTACGAAGGGTCTGCAAATGCTGAAAGCAAACCTTTGATTTCAAATCAAGATGCGGATAACTAG